The Gemmatimonadota bacterium DH-78 region GGATCGGACTCGTGCTGCAGGACGTCTTTCTCTTCAGTCGCGACGTGTCGTACAACATTCGCCTGGGCGCGAAAGACATCGACGACGCCCGTCTGCGCGAGGCCGCCGAGCAGATCGGGGCCGCCCCCTTCGTCGACCGGCTCGAGAAGGGGTACGACCAGCCCCTCGGCGAGCGGGGGGCCTCGCTCAGCGTGGGGGAACGCCAGCTGGTGTCGTTCGCCCGCGCGCTCGCCTTCGACCCGCCGATTCTGGTGCTCGACGAAGCGACGTCGTCGGTGGACTCGGAGATCGAGGCGCACATCGAGGAGGCCACCGACACCCTGCTCGCCGGTCGCACCTCACTGGTGATCGCCCACCGCCTGTCGACGGTGGTGAATGCGGACCGCATCCTCGTGTTGCATCACGGAGAGGTTGCGGAGGAGGGGTCCCACACCGAGCTGCTGGCGGAGGGAGGGCTCTACGCCCGCCTCCACGAACTCCAGTTCGCCGGACTACCGCGGCCCGCCGCCTGACACCGGCACCACCCGTCCCCCCACGCGGATCCGCGGCTCCTCCGCGAACCCGCCGCGCGGTTCGAGGGCGTCCACCGTGTAGCTGCTGCCCGAGTTCCACAGGATCCAGTCGGTGAGCCCCGCGTCGTAGGTGGCCTGGATCTGGGCGCGCACCTCGGCCGCACCGTACGGGTGCGCTTCGGCCCCGCGTGTGAAGTCCTGCAGCCAGGGGACGATCTCGCCGGCCCCCTCGATGTCGCGATTCCGGCGCACGGCGGCCTCGAGCGCCGCGCGCACGATCTCGTACGGACTCGAGTCGGGATCGCGCACCCCGTGGCTCCCCGCCACGAAGTGGCTCGGGTACACCATCGGCAGAGCGGCATCCACTTCGTCGATGAAGTGGTCCCACACCTGCCCCACCCCCACGTCGTGACGTGCCGAGGTGGTGATGCCGAAGACGTCGGCGGTCATGCGCACCCCGGTATCGGCCAGCTCACGCCGGGCCTCGGCCAGGAATCGCTCCACCGCCTCCACCTGGCGCCCCCACGCTCCCGGAAAGCGCGCCGACCCCCGGATCTCGGCCGGGGCGTCGGGAAACCGGATGTAGTCCCACTGGATCTCGGCGAAGCCCATCGCCGCGACCTCGCGGGCGAGGGCGACGTGATAGGCCCGCACCTCCGGCACGAACAGATTCAGCCAGGCGTCGCCCTTCGCGTCGCCCCAGACCGTGCCCGCCGTGTCGCGCACCGCCCACTCGGGGCGGGCCGCGGTCAACACCGGATCCTTCGCCACCACGATGCGGGCGACCGGGTGGAGGCCCGCCGCCCGCACGCGGGCCACGAGCCCGGGCAGATCGCGCACCCGCCGCTGTGCCGTGGCCCCCGCAGCCACCACCTCGGGCACCCGCGAGGGATGACTCACGAACCCCGACGCATCCTTCACGTCGATCACGAAGGTGTTGATCTCGGTGGCGGCGGCGATGCCGAAGAGGGTGTCCATGCGGGCGCCCGTCGCGGCCGCCCAGGCGTTCACGTAGAGGCCCCGAATCACGGCGGGGCGCCCGCGATCCTGGCCGGCGAGAGTGCCCGCCGGGCAGACGAAGGCCACCAGCGCGACCAGGCGGAGGAGCAGCCGACGCGCGTCGGCCACCCCGGATCGCTCCGAAGGGATCATGCGATGACGATGTGGGGGAGTGGTGCGAAGGCGTCCGACGGGAGCCGGCTCAGTACCGGGTCAGCGAGGGATCGACGTCTTCCTGCCAGCCGAGCACACCCCCGCGCAGGTTGATCGCCTTGTCGAAGCCCTGCGCCTGGAGGAACTGCACCACCGATCCGCTGCGACCGCCCGAGCGGCAGTAGACCACCAGCTCGTCGTCGCGGGAGAGCTCGCCGAAGCGGGCCGCCACGTCGCCGAGTGGAATACGCAGCTGCCCGACCTCCGGGAGGTCGGCGATGTCTTTCTCGTACGGCTCCCGCACGTCGAGAAGAACGGGCGCGTCACCGGCGTCCATGCGGGCTTTCAACTCGGTGGGCTCGATCTCCGGAACTCCGGGGCTCATGGCGACTCCAGGTGGGCGACGGACGTGCGATGCGTGGGTGGGAGGACCCTCGCTCCGACGGATCGAATCGTCAAGCACGCGCCCGACGCCGCCACTCCGAACTGGCGCGAACGCGAGGGCGAGAGCCATATGCAGAGCACCGATGGAGTCGATCGCAACGTTCCCGCTCGACGGAGGTGTCTCGTGATCTCGCTCGCCTCGCTGTGGCTTCCGATCCTGTTGGCCGGTCTCGCCGTCTTCATGGCCAGCTCCGTGATCCACATGTTCCTTCCCTGGCACCGCAACGATGTGGCCGGCGTGCCGAGGGAAGACGACTTCATGGCCGCGGTCGGCCCCTTCGACCTCCCCGCGGGCGACTACATGGTGCCCCACGCGCACGGCGATGCCGAGGTGATGAAGAGCGCGGAATTTCGCGCCAAGGTGGAGCAGGGCCCGGTGATGTTCATGACCGTCATGCCCCGCGGGAACCCCTTCGGCATGGGCGCGCAGATGGCCCAGTGGTTCGGCTACTGCCTGCTCGTGGCGATCTTCGCGGCCTACGTCGGCAGCCATGCGGTCCCCGCCGGGGGCGACTACCTGTCCGTCTTCCGCTTCACGGGGGCCACCGCGTTCGCGGGCTTCGCGCTGGGCCTGCCGCAGCGCTCGATCTGGTACCGCCTGTCGTGGTCGACCACGGCGAAGGGCATGTTCGACGGCCTGATCTACGCGGGATTGGTGGCCGGCATCTTCGGCTGGCTCTGGCCGGCCTGACGCCACCGGCGCGGGGCTACTCGCCCGTCAGCAGGTCGTCTTCGGCGCTCTCGCGGCGATCCTCGGCGATCTGTCGGTCGACGGCGTCGTCGACCGACACGTCCGCCTGCGCCTCGCCCGCCGGACTCTGGGGCGGGGGCGGCGGCGCATCGGTCGCCGCCTCCTCGCGGGCCATGCGGACCACGAACTCCGGAGAGGGCAGCGTCACACCCGCCCCCTCGAGCCGCAGCTTGATCAGCCGGATCGCCTCGGAGCGTACGCGCCCGAAAGCCGCGCTGCGCTGATCCACCCACCCCATGAAGCGCACCGTCACGGTCGAGTCGCCGAGCTCCATCACGAGGGCCTCGGGAGCGGGATCGTCGAGCACTCCCTCCATCTCGTTCAGCACCGTGATTCCGAGTTCGCGGGCCACCGCCAGATCGTCCACGGGTCCGATGCCGGCATCGAACTGGAAGCGGCGCCGGGGGTTGCGGGTGTAGTTGGTCATCGGGCTGCGGAAGACCGTGGCATTCGGCAGCCGCACGTGGTTGCCGTCGAGGGTCATCAGGATCGTCTCGCGCGGGGTGAGCCGAACCACCTTCCCCTCGAAGCCCTCCACCACCACGTGGTCGTTCTGATCGAAGGGGCGTCGCACGGCCAGCAGCACCCCAGCCAGGTAGTTCTCGACGATGTCCTTGAAGGCGAAACCGACCGCGAGTCCGGCCAGCCCGGCGGTACCGGCCACCGCGCCGACGAGAGCGGTGGCTTCGAGCAGGTCGAGGGCCACCAGGATGCCGGCGAGCACGACCGCCGTTTGGATCGCCCGCCCGATGATGTTCTGCAGGAAGGGGTTTCTCGACCGCAGGAAGGCCGGGCCACCCCACCGACCCAGCGCGGTGCCCGCGAGAAGGGCGAGGAAGATGATCGCGAGAGCCACACCCAGCAGGGGCAGCAGGGCGACCGTGCCGTAGCCGAGATCGCGCAGTCGCTCCCAGGTGGGCTCGAGCCGTTCGGAGAGCGACGACGACAGGCGAATGTCGTCGTCGACCAGCAGCACACCGTCCTGCGCCTCGGCCAGCGCGACGGCCCGGGCGCCGGCCTCGCCGTCGGCCACGGTGCCCCGCAGACGCACGATTCCCGCCTCCACCTCCACCTCGATCGCGGCGAGAGCCGGCACCCGGTCGAAGATCGCCTGCAGGCGGTTCCGCACCGCCTCGTCGGTGGTGGAGCGCTCCTCCGACACCGCCTCGACGGCGGGCGGGGTATCGACGGGCACGGGCGTCTCCACGGAGTCGGCGACGATGCTGTCGGGTTCCTGCGCTCCGAGGCTCGTCGCCTCCGCCATCAGGACCAGTCCGATCAGGGCCATCGAGGCGAGCGCGCGGGCGGACCGGGGCCCGGACGGCGGCGGGCACGAGCGGATGGAGCGACGCGTCATGCGGGAGTCTCCGGAAGAACGAGGTCGAGGAGGAGGGAGGCGGTGCGGTCGGCCGCTCCCCGGTGACGATCGATCCAGAATCGTGCCAGCTCGCCCGCGCGCCGCCCGGCCCCGGGGTCGGCCAGCCACGCACCCAACACCTCCGCGAGCCGCTCGGCATCGGCCGCGACGGCCGCCCCCCTCTCGGCCAGCAACTCGCTCGCCGCCCGCGCATTGTGGTGCCCGGGCCCGAAGGCCACCGGCACGCCGGCTGCGGCGGGTTCGAGCACCGAATGGAGTCCCTTGTCGTGAAAACCACCCCCGACGAAGGCGGCATCGGCGACCGTGTAGAGCGAGGCCAGCACGCCCACCCGGTCGACGACCACGGCCCCCACGTCGGCCGCCCGGTCCGGATCGGCCTCGACCTCGGCCAGCAGCGCGGTGCTCCACCCGGCCTCGCGCAGAGCGCTGCGGAGCGGAGGCAGGTGCGTGTCGTCCGGTTCGTGGGGCGCCACGATCAGGCGGAGATCGGGAGTGCCCGCACGGAGCCGGGTCAGTGCGGGCACCAGCACCGCTTCGTCGGCCGGCCAGGTGGAGCCCGCCACCACGGTGGGTCGACGGTGCCGGTGGAAGGGACGCAGCCACGAGGCCTCGGGATCCGACGCCGCCGCTCGGGCGGCCGCGGAGTCGATTCCGGGATCTCCCGTGACCGAGAGCGCGTCGGCCCGCACCCCGAGGCCCCGGAAGCGGGCCGCGTCGTCGTGGGCGATGGCGGCCACCCGCGCCAGCCGAGCCATCGAGGGGTGGAGCAGCCGGCGCGCCACGACCCCCGCGCGCGAGGAGTTCGCGGGCAGCGTGGCCGCCACGAGCGCGGTCGGCACGCCCCGGGCCGCGGCGGCCCGGCTCAGTACCGGCCAGACCTCGGTCTTGGTGAAGACGAGGGCACTCGGCCGAGCGGCCGCGAGGGCGCGGGAGACCGGCCCCTCCACATCCCACGGCAGATACCCCGCCCACCCCACCGGCATGCGTGCGGCCAGGGGCTCGGCCGAGGGAGAGAAGTGGGTGAAGATCCACTGCACGGCGTCCGGCGCACGGGCACGACAGGCCTCGACCACCGCCTTCGACTGCAATCCCTCGCCCACCGAGGGCGCGTGGATCCAGATCAGGGGCCGGTCGGGATCCCTCTCGGTGGCGGCCCAGCCCTCGAGGGCCTCGAGCGACGCCTCGCGTCCCCGAACGCCCCGTGCGACCCGGGCGCTGCCGACGCCGGCGACCGGTGCGATGCGGCGCACGGCCGACATGCCGGCGGCGTAGAGCGATTCGAGAAGGGCCATGGGGCATCGTAGGCACACGAACGCGGGTGCGGAAGGCGGGTATCGAACCCATGCCTCGCCCACTCTCCCGCTTTCCGACGAAGACCACGGTCGCCCTGCTCGCGCTGGCGGCCGGCCTCGCCGCCACCGCCTGTTCCCCGATCTACGTGATCAAGGCGGGCATCGCCGAGGCGAAGATCCTGGCCGGGCGCCGCCCCCTCGCGGAGGCGATTCTCGACCCGACCACCGACCCGCGCACGCGCGACATGCTGACCGTGGCGATGGAGGCGCGCGTCTTCGCCCGCGAGGAGCTCCGGCTGAACGTGGGCGACAGCTACACCAGCTTCACCCAGCTCGAGAGCGACACCCTCGCCCTCGTGCTGTCGGCGGCCTACCCCGACCGCCTGCAGTCGAAGACCTGGTGGTTCCCGATCGTCGGGCACGTGCCGTACAAGGGCTACTTCTCCGAAGACGACGCCCGCGAGGAGCAGGCCGAGCTCGACGCCGACGGCTTCGACACCCTGCTGCGGCCGACCGCGGCCTTCAGCACCCTCGGCTGGTTCGCCGACCCCATCCTCAGCAGCCTGCTCCGCTCCGACGACATCGAGCTGGTGGAGACCCTCATCCACGAGATGAGTCACGCCCACCTCTTCGTGTCGGGACGGGTGCGGTTCAACGAGAGCTTCGCCACCTGGGTGGGTCGCGTGGGTGCGGTGGAGTTCTTCTGCACCCGGCCGGGCGGCGGCGCCGACACCGTGAAGTGCGGCCGCGCCCAGGCCCGCTGGCGCGACGCCCAGCGCTACAGCCGCTTCCTCGACGAGCTCATCGTGGATCTCCAGGGGGTATACGGAGACACCACCGCCACCGCAGAGGTCAAGCTCGAGCGGCGCGCCGAAGTCTACGCCGAACACCAGCGCCGCTTCCGCGAAGAGGTGGCACCCGCCTTCGAAAACCTGCGATACGGGTCGTTCATGGAGCAGCCCCTGAACAACGCCGTGCTGCTGGGGCAGATGCGATACTACCATCGGCTCACCGACTTCGCCGCGCTCCTCGACGCGCACGGTGGGTCGCTCGCCGACGCGGTGGCCGCCCTCGCGGCAGGGGTGGACGGGGTGGACGACCCCTTCGATCTACTGCCCGGAGAGGGCCCTCGCATGGACAGCTCCGGCGACTCCGAATGGGGCGATTTGGCCTTTGCATCCGTTGTAAAGGCCCCCGTCCGTCGATAGGTTGGGGGTCGCTTCCTCGCACCCCATCTGGACCCTCATGGCGCCCGACGAAACCGGTTACGCTCCCCGTGAAGTGGAGCGCAAGTGGCAGGAGCGGTGGGAGACCCGCGGGACCAACACCCGTTCGGTCGACGACCTGAAGAGCTCCTCGGCTCCCTACTACAACCTCATGATGTTTCCCTACCCGTCGGCCGAAGGGCTGCACGTGGGCAACATCTACGCCTTCACCGGGGCCGACGTCCACGGGCGCTACCGCCGCCTCACCGGCCTCGACGTGTTCGAGCCGATCGGCTTCGACGCCTTCGGGATCCACAGCGAGAACTTCGCGCTGAAGATGGGGGTCCACCCCATGGATCTGATCCCGAAGAACGTCGAGAACTTCACGCGACAGCTGCGGCGCACCGGCGGCATGTTCGACTGGGAGCGCACGGTCGACACCACCGATCCGTCGTACTACCGGTGGACGCAGTGGGTCTTCCTGAAGCTGTTCGAGGCCGGACTGGCCGAGCAGAAGGAGGCCCCGGTCAACTGGTGCCCCTCGTGCATGACGGTGCTCGCCAACGAGCAGGTGGTCGGCGGGCGCTGCGAACGGTGCGACACCCCGGTGGAGCAGCGCCGGATCGCCCAGTGGTTCTTCAAGATCACGAAGTACGCCCAGCGGCTGCTCGACAACCTCGACACCCTCGACTGGTCGGAGACGACCACCAAGGCGCAGCGCAACTGGATCGGGCGGAGCGAGGGCGCCGAGCTCGCCTTCCCGCTGATCGCCGACGGGAGCGCGGACTCGGTCGATCCGGACACGGTGCGCGAGCCGGGCGACGACGCCATCCGCGTCTTCACCACCCGCCCCGACACCGTCTTCGGCGCCACCTTCATGGTGCTGGCGCCGGAGCACCCGGCGGTCGACCGTCTGGTGAGCGACGCACAGCGCGACGCGGTCGAGGCCTACCGCGCCGAGGCGCAGCACACCGATCTGGTATCGCGCCAGAAGGCCGACAAGGCGAAGACCGGCGTCTTCACCGGGGGCTACTGCCGCAACCCCGCTACCGGTGAGGCGATTCCGGTGTGGGTGGCCGACTACGTGCTGATGGACTACGGCACCGGCGCCATCATGGCGGTGCCCGGTCACGACGAGCGCGATTTCGACTTCGCCACCGAGATGGGGCTGACGATCCGCCGCGTGGTGGCGGGCCCGGACGACGACGCCGACACGCCCCTCGACGAGGCCTGGTCGGGCTCCGGCACGCTCGTGAACTCGGGCCGTTTCGACGGGCTCGACAAGGCCGAGGCCATTCGCGCGGTGACCGCGTGGCTCGGAGAGCGCTCGATGGGCGAGCTGCGGGTGAACTACCGACTGCACGACTGGTGCATCAGCCGTCAGCGCTACTGGGGTCCCCCGATCCCGATCGTGCACTGCGACGATTGCGGAGCCGTGCCGGTACCCGAGGATCAGCTGCCGGTGCTGCTGCCCCGGGTGGAAGACTTCCGGCCCGACGACTCCGGAGTGTCTCCTCTGGCGCGCGTGCGGGAATGGTACGAGACGGAGTGTCCGACCTGCGGCGGGCCGGCGCGGCGCGAGACCGACGTGTCGGACACCTTCCTGGACTCGGGCTGGTACTTCCTGCGCTACCCCTCCACCGACTTCGACGACCGGCCGTTCGACCCGGAGATCACGAAGAAGTGGCTGCCGGTGGACTGCTACATCGGGGGCAACGAGCACGCCGTGCTCCACCTGATGTACAGCCGATTCCTGACGATGGTGCTCCACGACCTGGGCCACCTGTCGTTCGAGGAGCCCTTCACCCGCTTTCGCGCGCACGGACTCATCATCCGCGAGGGCGCGAAGATGTCGAAGAGCAAGGGCAACGTGATCGTGCCCGACCCGATCATCGACGACTACGGGGCCGACACCTTCCGGCTCTACCTGATGTTCCTGGGGCCGTTCGACGAGGGGGGCGACTACCGCGACGAGGGCATCCAGGGGCCGTTCGGCTTCCTGCATCGCCTCTGGGACACCGTGGTGAGCGCGGAGGACCGCCCCGCCGACGAGGATGTGGAGCGCAAGCTCCACCAGACCATCGACCGGGTGAGCGAGCAGCTGCCCGAGCTGGGCTACAACACCTCGATCGCCGCGATGATGGAGTACCTCAACGTGGTGCGTGCCGGCGGCCGGACGGCCGCTCTGGCCGAGGTGGAACCGCTGGTGGTGATGGTGGCCCCCTTCTGCCCGCACCTGGCCGAGGAGCTCTGGGAGCGCCTGGGCCACGAGGGGAGCATCTTCGACGCCGCACCCTGGCCCGAGTTCGACCCCGAGAAGGCGCGCGAGACCCGCACCGAAGTGGCGGTCCAGGTGAACGGCAAGCTCCGTGGCACCGTGCTGCTCGAGGTGGACGCCGACGCGGAGACCGCCGAAGCGGCTGCCCGCGCCGAAGACAACGTGGCCCGCTATCTGGAGAGCGCGACCGTGCGCCGGGTGATCCACGTCCCCAACCGACTCGTGAACTTCGTGGTCGGCTGACCACGCGAAGGCAACAGACTTCACATGACCGATCTCGACCGGCTCTGCATCGACGCCATCCGCGTGCTCTCCATGGACGCGGTTCAGGCCGCCAACTCCGGGCACCCGGGCACCCCGATGGCGCTCGCGCCGGCCGGGTACAGCCTCTTCACCCGGCACCTGCGCCACGACCCCGCCGACCCGTCGTGGCCCGACCGGGATCGGTTCGTGCTCTCGATCGGGCACGCCTCGATGCTGATCTACTCGCTGCTCCACCTCTCCGGCTACGAGGTGTCGCTCGACGACATCCGCGACTTTCGGCAGTGGGGCTCGCGCACCCCCGGACACCCCGAGGTGGGGCACACCCCGGGGGTCGAGACCACCACCGGACCCCTCGGCGCCGGGGTCTCGAACAGCGTGGGCATGGCGTTGGCCGAGCGTTGGCTGGCCCACCGCTTCAACCGGCCGGGACACGAGATCGTCGATCACCACACCATCGCCTTCTGCTCGGACGGCGATCTCATGGAGGGCATCAGCCACGAGGCGGGGGCCTTCGCCGCCCACCAGCGACTCGGCAAGCTGATCTGGGTGTTCGACGACAACTCGATCACCATCGAGGGCCGCACCGACCTCGCCACCTCGGCCGACCAGGGTGCGCGCTTCGCGGCCTACGGCTGGCACGTGCTCCACGTGGACGACGGCAACGACCTCGACGCCTTCGATCGGGCGATGGAGGCCGCGAAGGCCGAGACCGAGCGTCCCACCCTCATCGTGCTGAAGACGGTGATCGCCTGGGGCAGCCCCAACAAGGCCGACACGGCGGGCGCGCACGGAGCGCCGCTGGGCGACGACGAGGTGGAGGCGACGAAGCGCAACCTCGGGTACCCGTCGCTCGAGCCCTTCCACGTGCCCGACGAAGCGCGCGAGGGGTGGGCTTCCACCCGCACCCGCGGGGCCGAGTTGCACGCCGACTGGGCCGCGCGCTTCGACGCCTACCGCGACGCGCATCCCGAACTCGCGGCCGAATACGAGCGCACGGTCGTTCGAGGCGAGCTTCCCGAGGGATGGGACTCCGAGATCCCCGCTCCCCCCGCGAAGGACGAGGCCACCCGCGCCAGTTCCGGCAAGGTGCTCAACGGCCTCGCGGCCCGGATCCCCGAGCTGATCGGGGGATCGGCGGACCTGGGCGGATCGAACAAGACGGACATCGACGGGGGCGGCAGCCTGCTCCCCGACAACCCGACCGGCCGCGTGATCCATTTCGGCATCCGCGAGCACGCCATGGGCGGGATCATGAACGGCATGGCGCTGCACGGCGGCGTGCGGCCCTTCGGCGGCACCTTCCTCATCTTCTCCGACTACATGCGGCCGGCGATCCGGCTGGCCGGGCTCATGCAGACACCGGTCACCTACGTGTTCACGCACGACTCCATCGGACTCGGAGAGGACGGCCCCACCCACCAGCCGATCGAGCAGCTGATGGCGCTCCGGCTGATCCCGAACGTAATGGATCTGCGGCCCGCCGACCCGGCCGAGGTGGCCGCCGCCTGGCGCATGGCGATGCTCCGCACCGACGGCCCCGCCTTCCTGGCCCTCACCCGCCAGAACGTGCCCACCCTCGACCGCGAGGCGATGGCCTCGGCCGACGGGCTCGAGCGCGGCGGATACGTGCTCGCCGAGGCCGACGGCGGATCGCCGGAGGTGATCCTGATCGGCAGCGGCTCCGAGATCGGGATCGCCCTCGAGGCCCGCGGCCGGCTGCAGAAGCAGGGCGTGCCCACCCGCGTGGTGAGCCTGCCCTCGTGGTTCCTCTTCGCCCGTCAGAGCGCGGAGTACCGCGAGTCGGTGCTGCCCGCCTCCGTGCCGCTGCGGGTGTCGGTCGAGGCCGGAGCCACCACCGGCTGGGAGCGCTGGATCGGCTCCGCCGGTCACGCCGTCGGCATCGACCACTTCGGGGCCTCCGCCCCCTTCGAGCGCCTCTACGAGGAGTTCGGCGTGACGCCGGAGGCGGTGGTCGAGGCCGCCATGCGGATCCGCGGCCGGGCCTAGGGCGTGTTCACACTACGACCGGCGGGATGAGCACCGAGTTCCCTGGCTGGCCATCCAGGGGGCCGAACATACCAAACGCGTCCAAGATATTCGCGATTGGTATCTTGATACCCGTACAGGTGCTCAACATCCCAATCGTGGTTGGCCGGACCCCATTTGGGATGTTTACGCGTGAAGAACCGTCCAACCACCGACGACCAACCCGTATTCGCGTAGCGTGAACAGGCCCTGGAAGCCCGGCCGTTCAGCCGCCTCCGGCGGCGTCCCTCCATCCCTCGGGGAGCGCGGGCACACGCTTCGGCACCGCCTTCCGGGAGCCACGCCGCCGAACCGGCGCACTGCAGGTGGCTCGGTCGCGACATCCGGCACGCCGCGCCCACGCTCGCCATTTCGGGCCGTGCCCGACCTCGCCGTCCATCAGGTAGTTGGCGGCGTGCGCCATCTCGTGCACCAGCGTGTCGACGAGCTCCCGGGCGTTCGCCTCCAGCATCAGGTCGGCCGACAGGGCGATCTCCGCGACGACGCGCCGCTCCCCCTCCATTCCGGGCACGAGCTGCCCCAGGCGCCGACTGAAGCGACTCGACAACCGGATCGGCACCATGGGCGGGAGCATCCCGTCGAAGCGGGTGTGGTTCAGCCACCGGTACAATCGCTGGAGGTAGACCCGCTGGGCCGGTGTGGCGCAGCAGTGGCCCACCCCTTCCGAGGGGGGGCGCTGCGGCCGAGCCCGGCTCCGGATCCGCCGGAGTTCCGGCGCGAGTCCGGGCCAGCGGGCCACCCGCCGGCGGGCCTCGCGGTACGCCGCCGAGCGGCGTCCCGTCTCGCGGGCCAGCACGGCGAAGGCGGCGATCACGTCGTCGGGCGCCCTCCGGTAGGCCACATGC contains the following coding sequences:
- a CDS encoding SprT family zinc-dependent metalloprotease, whose translation is MRPEGLAAEEILSRLHDLGAHRLRRVVLRRNRSTIWSLTSRRTVLNLHVAYRRAPDDVIAAFAVLARETGRRSAAYREARRRVARWPGLAPELRRIRSRARPQRPPSEGVGHCCATPAQRVYLQRLYRWLNHTRFDGMLPPMVPIRLSSRFSRRLGQLVPGMEGERRVVAEIALSADLMLEANARELVDTLVHEMAHAANYLMDGEVGHGPKWRAWARRAGCRDRATCSAPVRRRGSRKAVPKRVPALPEGWRDAAGGG